The following coding sequences are from one Geothrix sp. window:
- the tpiA gene encoding triose-phosphate isomerase, with the protein MRCVVANWKMNLTSDEARAFCEDLLGRVAPEKETEVGIAPPFTMLHLVSDLVRPRGLQVFGQNGHAEAKGAFTGEISMPQLRDAGCSGVLLGHSERRQFFGETDAALAKKVKAAWQWDLLPLLCIGETLEQRDAGKTLEVLGLQLAILAETGPGPLWVAYEPVWAIGTGRRAEAEQVREAHAFIRAELDRHLAGTEYRVPILYGGSVTPESFPELLGIPEVAGGLVGGASLDPRKFAELVKQAG; encoded by the coding sequence ATGCGCTGCGTCGTCGCCAACTGGAAGATGAACCTGACCTCCGATGAGGCAAGGGCTTTCTGCGAGGATCTGCTCGGGCGCGTGGCGCCCGAGAAAGAAACTGAAGTCGGGATCGCTCCGCCGTTCACGATGCTGCACCTGGTGAGCGATCTGGTCCGGCCGAGGGGCCTCCAGGTCTTCGGCCAGAACGGCCATGCCGAGGCCAAGGGGGCCTTCACGGGCGAGATCTCCATGCCCCAGCTCCGCGATGCGGGCTGCTCCGGCGTGCTGCTCGGCCACAGCGAGCGCCGTCAGTTCTTCGGCGAGACCGACGCGGCCCTGGCGAAGAAGGTCAAGGCCGCCTGGCAGTGGGACCTGCTGCCCCTGCTCTGCATCGGCGAGACGCTGGAGCAGCGCGATGCCGGCAAGACCCTGGAGGTGCTGGGCCTGCAGCTGGCCATCCTGGCCGAGACCGGCCCCGGCCCCCTGTGGGTGGCCTATGAACCGGTCTGGGCCATCGGCACCGGTCGCCGGGCGGAGGCCGAGCAGGTGCGCGAGGCCCACGCCTTCATCCGGGCCGAGCTGGACCGCCACCTCGCCGGCACCGAGTACCGGGTGCCCATCCTCTACGGCGGCAGCGTCACCCCCGAGAGCTTCCCCGAGCTGCTGGGCATCCCCGAAGTGGCCGGTGGCCTGGTGGGCGGCGCCAGCCTGGATCCCCGCAAGTTCGCGGAGCTGGTGAAGCAGGCGGGCTGA
- a CDS encoding zf-TFIIB domain-containing protein: MEARVLRCSGCGASVPLDATQCPYCKAQLATAACPACFALVPLSASHCPGCGAAMAPRAASPATGAPCPACAKAMASAKVGEVEVGECLACGGLWLDRAVFEQLGTSRERQGAVLGALPAPDQPPVARLEPVQYRPCPACRQRMNRVNYAKRSGVVLDVCKAHGIWFDKDELRRVLVFIAGGGLDRARELEIEALKEARRAAVPMPQHPASSYEFAQQMHASSHWLDAAGLVGLAIDVADLFLDLS, encoded by the coding sequence ATGGAGGCCCGCGTCCTGCGCTGCTCGGGCTGCGGCGCCTCGGTGCCGCTGGACGCCACGCAGTGCCCCTACTGCAAGGCGCAGCTGGCGACCGCGGCCTGCCCCGCCTGTTTCGCCCTGGTGCCGCTTTCCGCCAGCCACTGCCCCGGCTGCGGCGCGGCGATGGCACCCCGGGCTGCATCCCCGGCCACGGGCGCGCCCTGTCCCGCCTGCGCCAAGGCCATGGCTTCCGCCAAGGTCGGCGAAGTGGAAGTGGGCGAGTGCCTGGCCTGCGGCGGGCTCTGGCTGGACCGCGCCGTGTTCGAGCAGCTGGGTACCAGCCGCGAGCGCCAGGGGGCCGTTCTCGGCGCGCTGCCCGCGCCGGACCAGCCGCCGGTCGCCAGACTGGAGCCGGTCCAGTACCGACCCTGTCCCGCCTGCCGCCAGCGCATGAACCGGGTGAACTACGCCAAGCGCTCCGGCGTGGTGCTGGACGTGTGCAAGGCCCATGGCATCTGGTTCGACAAGGACGAGCTGCGCCGGGTCCTGGTCTTCATCGCCGGGGGCGGGCTGGATCGGGCCCGTGAGCTGGAGATCGAGGCGCTGAAGGAGGCCAGGCGCGCCGCAGTGCCGATGCCACAGCATCCGGCCTCGTCCTATGAATTCGCCCAGCAGATGCACGCCTCCAGCCACTGGCTCGACGCCGCCGGCCTGGTGGGGCTGGCCATCGACGTGGCTGACCTGTTCCTGGACCTGAGCTGA
- the aroF gene encoding 3-deoxy-7-phosphoheptulonate synthase, whose translation MLILMESSATADQVKEVLSLLEASGIRCQVNETPESLSIVAPHASKALKPDRIEPMAGVRRVVPITSPYKLASADAATGRTVVEVRGVKIGGPELALVGGPCGVESREQLFTVARYVAEAGVKLLRAGAYKPRTSPYAFQGLGLEGLRLLEEARAEFDLGIVTEATEVETFDAVERSADMVQIGARNMQNFALLRRAGRCGKPVLLKRGPSATLEEWLYAAEYVLGEGNRNVVLCERGIRTWSDHARNTLDVSVVPAAKALTHLPIMVDPSHATGRRDLVIPCGLAGVAAGADGLLVETHCHPEKALSDGPQALLPSDFIRLVEQAQAIHRVLQAPSLTGLWM comes from the coding sequence ATGCTCATCCTCATGGAATCCAGCGCCACCGCAGACCAGGTGAAGGAGGTCCTGTCCCTGCTGGAGGCCTCGGGCATCCGCTGCCAGGTGAACGAAACGCCGGAATCCCTCAGCATCGTGGCGCCCCACGCCTCCAAGGCGTTGAAGCCCGACCGCATCGAGCCCATGGCCGGCGTGCGCCGGGTGGTCCCCATCACCAGCCCCTACAAGCTGGCCAGCGCGGATGCCGCCACGGGCCGCACGGTGGTGGAGGTCCGCGGCGTCAAGATCGGCGGGCCGGAACTCGCCCTGGTGGGTGGCCCCTGCGGCGTGGAAAGCCGCGAGCAGCTCTTCACCGTGGCCCGCTACGTGGCCGAGGCCGGCGTGAAGCTGCTGCGGGCCGGCGCCTACAAGCCCCGCACCAGCCCCTACGCCTTCCAGGGCCTGGGCCTGGAGGGCCTGCGCCTGCTGGAGGAGGCCCGGGCGGAATTCGACCTGGGCATCGTCACCGAGGCCACGGAAGTGGAGACCTTCGACGCCGTGGAGCGCAGCGCGGACATGGTGCAGATCGGCGCCCGGAACATGCAGAACTTCGCCCTGCTGCGGCGCGCGGGCCGCTGCGGCAAGCCCGTGCTGCTGAAGCGGGGGCCTTCGGCCACGCTCGAGGAGTGGCTCTACGCCGCGGAATACGTGCTGGGCGAGGGTAACCGCAACGTGGTGCTCTGCGAGCGGGGCATCCGCACCTGGTCGGATCACGCCCGCAACACGCTGGACGTCAGCGTGGTCCCCGCCGCGAAGGCCCTCACGCACCTGCCCATCATGGTGGATCCGAGCCACGCCACGGGCCGCCGGGACCTGGTGATCCCCTGCGGACTGGCAGGCGTGGCCGCGGGCGCCGACGGCCTGCTGGTGGAGACCCACTGCCACCCGGAGAAGGCCCTCAGCGACGGCCCCCAGGCCCTGCTGCCCTCGGACTTCATCCGGCTGGTGGAGCAGGCCCAGGCCATCCACCGCGTGCTGCAGGCCCCCAGCCTCACTGGGCTATGGATGTAA
- the secG gene encoding preprotein translocase subunit SecG, with translation MNGLALTLLILFGVLLIGTVLLQPGTKGGLGASFGGGGANSAFGAQGATPFLSKATYWLAAGFLGTTLFIEVLIIRQNRSVLEKTTEKTVVVPTAPAPAMPSPAPVPAPAPTKK, from the coding sequence ATGAACGGCCTCGCGCTCACGCTTCTCATCCTTTTCGGCGTCCTCCTCATCGGGACGGTCCTCCTGCAGCCCGGCACCAAGGGCGGCCTCGGGGCCTCCTTCGGTGGCGGTGGCGCCAACTCCGCCTTCGGCGCCCAGGGCGCCACGCCCTTCCTCTCCAAGGCCACCTACTGGTTGGCCGCGGGCTTCCTCGGCACCACGCTGTTCATCGAGGTCCTCATCATCCGGCAGAACCGCTCGGTGCTGGAGAAGACCACCGAGAAGACCGTGGTCGTCCCCACCGCACCCGCCCCGGCAATGCCCAGCCCGGCCCCGGTCCCGGCGCCCGCTCCCACGAAGAAGTAG
- a CDS encoding A/G-specific adenine glycosylase — MSWPLSPELLAPLAPWFERVRRDLAWRAQDLDAPHPDPYAVLVSELMLQQTQVATVVPYFARWLERFPDAATLAEADEDAVHKAWEGLGYYRRARFLKAAATSVAAEGWPGDLEGLAGLPGLGPYTAAAVGAIAFQWPTPALDGNAFRVLARLLLIEGDPKARAADLRTWLVPALGALGPSRLTQALMELGATVCAPAPACGACPLGDHCAARLAGRTADIPPVAKRAKPRASTLWLVAFEAKGQFLLQAPAARGLLAGLWRWPTFDAADHGAEPVLRPGSITAWLGWTQVYTHRREAVTPLRIGLEAPFTPAGGLRWVPGTELQGLPLGKRDQRLRDLLVTPGQPPLESPDPARLIRACAAPSA, encoded by the coding sequence ATGTCCTGGCCTTTGTCTCCGGAACTCCTCGCGCCCCTCGCCCCCTGGTTCGAGCGGGTGCGCCGCGACCTGGCCTGGCGGGCGCAGGATCTCGATGCACCCCATCCCGATCCCTACGCCGTGCTGGTGTCGGAGCTGATGCTCCAGCAGACGCAGGTGGCCACCGTGGTCCCCTATTTCGCTCGCTGGCTGGAGCGGTTCCCCGATGCAGCGACGCTGGCGGAAGCCGATGAAGACGCGGTCCACAAGGCCTGGGAGGGGCTCGGCTACTACCGCCGCGCCCGGTTCCTGAAGGCCGCCGCGACCTCCGTGGCCGCCGAGGGCTGGCCCGGCGATCTGGAAGGCCTGGCCGGATTGCCTGGTCTTGGCCCCTACACGGCCGCCGCCGTGGGCGCCATCGCCTTCCAGTGGCCCACCCCCGCCCTGGACGGCAATGCCTTCCGGGTGCTGGCCCGGTTGCTGCTGATCGAAGGCGATCCGAAGGCCCGCGCGGCGGACCTGCGGACCTGGCTGGTGCCGGCCCTCGGGGCACTGGGGCCCTCGCGCCTGACCCAGGCCCTCATGGAGCTGGGCGCCACGGTCTGTGCGCCTGCGCCAGCCTGTGGCGCCTGTCCGCTGGGCGACCACTGCGCCGCCCGGCTCGCTGGCCGCACCGCAGACATCCCGCCCGTGGCGAAGCGGGCCAAGCCGAGGGCGTCGACGCTCTGGCTCGTGGCCTTCGAGGCGAAGGGCCAGTTCCTCCTGCAGGCCCCGGCCGCCAGGGGGCTGCTCGCCGGGCTGTGGCGGTGGCCCACCTTCGATGCGGCAGATCACGGCGCGGAACCAGTCCTCCGCCCTGGGTCCATCACTGCCTGGCTGGGCTGGACCCAGGTCTACACCCACCGGCGAGAGGCCGTGACACCCCTCCGCATCGGCCTGGAGGCGCCCTTCACGCCGGCGGGAGGACTCCGCTGGGTGCCCGGCACCGAGCTTCAGGGCCTGCCCCTCGGCAAGCGGGACCAGCGCCTCCGCGACCTGCTGGTCACGCCGGGCCAGCCCCCCCTGGAGTCCCCGGACCCGGCCCGCCTGATCAGAGCTTGTGCAGCCCCTTCGGCGTGA